One stretch of Coriobacteriia bacterium DNA includes these proteins:
- a CDS encoding dimethyl sulfoxide reductase subunit B (oxidoreductase, Fe-S subunit; terminal electron transfer protein for the reduction of DMSO) → MACKDYHDLGSNVSFRTVYEYAGGTWQQDRDGAWEQDVFAFYISMSCNHCSNPACLRVCPVDAVIKGDFGFVMIDTEACTGCQICVLACPYHAPRLDGASGCVQKCDGCFDRVEEGLAPICVEACPQRALDFGLYKEIDRPLLVERVGAMPDPSITQPNYAIDPCEVATRVTVEPDDLRNLQET, encoded by the coding sequence ATCACGACCTTGGTTCGAATGTTTCCTTCCGCACCGTTTACGAGTACGCGGGAGGAACCTGGCAGCAGGATCGGGATGGGGCGTGGGAGCAGGATGTCTTCGCCTTCTACATCTCCATGTCCTGTAACCATTGCTCGAACCCGGCGTGCCTGAGGGTGTGTCCCGTGGACGCGGTCATCAAAGGCGATTTCGGCTTCGTGATGATTGACACCGAGGCATGCACTGGCTGCCAGATTTGCGTTCTGGCCTGCCCGTATCACGCCCCGCGCCTCGACGGGGCAAGCGGATGCGTCCAGAAGTGCGATGGATGCTTCGACAGGGTCGAGGAGGGACTTGCGCCCATCTGCGTCGAGGCATGTCCCCAGCGCGCCCTTGACTTCGGATTGTACAAGGAGATTGACCGCCCGCTCTTGGTCGAGCGCGTTGGTGCGATGCCCGACCCGTCGATCACGCAGCCAAACTACGCGATCGATCCGTGCGAGGTCGCCACTCGGGTGACGGTCGAGCCCGACGACTTGCGCAATCTTCAGGAAACGTAG